DNA sequence from the Scophthalmus maximus strain ysfricsl-2021 chromosome 1, ASM2237912v1, whole genome shotgun sequence genome:
AACCTGGTCCTAGCCAGAAGGGTTGTCTAGATTTCATTTTGCTCTTTCgttacttctttcttttaaattaaacatgttGGGGTATAGTTTTAATATGTAACATGAGGACGGCTGTTTCGATTCATAATATTTGCCAGACTATTCATCATGTAACTTGAGTAAAACGCGGTGGGACAAAATTACACCAATTCGCTCTCGTGCGACTATCATGTTCTGACGACGGCCTCATTTTCAAGGCTGGAGAGCAACATGTGCCAGAGAAAAGCAAATTGGGTCACTTGgagaaaatgacttaaatgtTGAGTCATGGATAATACGTAAGTGGCGAGGAGAGGGTCTGTTAATAATTACCTTCTGGAGATGCAacgaaaacacaacaaaacaacacggGCAGGATAATGAGAGTTCAGATGGGCTTTTAAACAGGTCTCCAGTTGTCATTAACCAACGGTAACAGTCGCCCGAGTCCTGGTGGAGCTCAGGTTTGCTTCATTCCAGTTGGCGAGGACGCCAGTTACGGTACTGTAGGTGTCCAGTCATTAGCTTTGACCTTGGCTTTGAGAGCGACTGTAGTCATCCGAGCCATTCCCTTTATTACccttgagacaaaaacaaaatagctCATTGAAAGGCCTTGTTCTTCAGCTCTGCTTGGGTAATGATGAATAGATTCcattagtggggggggggggggggggggggtagactctggcgggagggaggagatgaactTGTTCATAattgaaaagaaaggaaggaagctCGACAGGAAGACACTGCGTAGGTCCATCCCTGTTGAGCAGAAACAAAGGGGCCCATCGTCTCGCTCCCGTGGGGACCCGAGGGGGTGGCCTGGAAAgcgtgttgccatggtgaacgCTCTGTCACTTAGCCCCCGACTGCTGCCTCGGTCAGGCGCTGTGCAGTGTACACAGGATCTGCCAAGAGTCAGCGAGATCAAAATCTGCCCCGCAGAAGCACAGAGGCTGTGCCGAACCGACCTGCAGCTGGCAGAGGAGCTTGTTCCCTAAACATAGCAACAAGAAAAAGTTTACAGCATTTTTCACAGACGACAATCTGCCCATACCTGGCATGAAATGCACTAACCCCCCCAGCAAGTTCTATGGCTTTTATTGCATAAAGGAAGGTGATTCTGGTAGATTGTatagtgtttttatttgctaGAAGTGAGAAGGGAGCTTGGTGCTTGCAGGGAAACCCCTCCCCTTATTCTGCACTGCAGCTAAAGtttgcacaaataaaaagtgaGCATAATCTGAATTGTACCCAATTAAACAACTATAATTATATAAGTCCTGCATAACGAATAGTCCTGTAATCTCAACACTCCGTATATCACTCTGGGATGGTACAAAGCAGTGGCTGCCAACATCAGTCCATTTCGAACTGAAGAGATATTATAGACAGTTTTTAGTTTCTACTCACACTGAACCAATCTAATTATATTAAAGACACATCCGATGGTGGTTAAACATAAAATCCCGCCCCAATGATTCCCctaaaaataactttaatttaaGGTGGATAATATAAAGATGttgtttgcttttgctttttcagaCAGCTTGGACATTCCTGCGCCTTTGCAGCCTCTGTTCATTTTACCCTGTGTAGGCTCAAGAGAGCACAGTTGAACCAACTGCTGGCAACCGAAACGCCCCCAGCCTCTTTTCGGGCCGAGTACCCTGCAGTAGGCCTGTCGCTGTTTGCATTGCAGACACCTCAGTGAGTTTGGCTCTAATGTAGCctgacgtctgtgtgtgtgtgtgtgtgtgggtgggtgtctcttctctttctctctctttttctgtgtgtgtgtgtgtgtatgctctTGTCTCAGGGTTGCCAAATGAACCGTTCAGCCTGAGGACCAAAGATCACGGGCCCCGATCCAACAGCAAGCGGGAGAAAGCGAGCGGCGCTTGGTCATTTTGCATCCATTTTCCAACTTCTCGTTACACCATGAGCTGGGACTGAGTGATTGCTCCTAGGTTTCATTTTGTggtaagtttttattttctatctgcactccactttgtgtttttaagtttttgttgGTGGGCCACACTACATATGGCTTACATGTGGTTTTTATGGCGGAATTTTTAACAGAACGCTGCGTCAACAAATaagcacaaacatacacacataaatcaATGAGGTATTCACATCTTGAGTCAGGCGGACTCAGGCGCTCGGGTTATTAGCGGGTGTAATTTGGAggtaaatgcaaacacaaacatgtggtTTATACAATTGGAGGACCCCCCTATGATCTGTGTGAAGGCACAGTGACATGTGGTTCGACTTAGAGAGCAGCGCACACAGGTTAGAGTTGGGGGGGCTTCAGAGTTCGTCGTCATGTCACATGAACATGGCATTTTTCGCCACAGCCAGCCACAACACAGGACACGTTAATGGGGGAACGTCGGCTGCAAAGATTAAAGGCGCTTCCTTTTATTTCGAAGCCGTCTGTCTGCCGTTTGCCGCGTTTAACAAAATGGCAAAGTGGAGGAGAAAAGCCAGAGTCAGCAGGAAAGGGGTGCAGGGTGGCGAAAGAAGGGGAGCTGGGGAAGGTGAACAGAGGGAACACAGAAAGACCCAACGGCACAACACAACCCCGCTGCGGTGTTCCACACATGCAAATCTAATAAATGCTTTGTTTCAGACGAAAAACAGACATGTTCCTTCTGAAGACAATAGCTACTAAGTGGGGAGGTAACATGACGGTAACACAGAGGACGCGATACGGATAATTgctggaaaacagaaaacagactgCGAAAGGCGAATGAACGCGCACCGCGCTTGCGTCTCTGTTTTTCACTCCACACAGGAAcagttaaaaacacaacagggcTCCTCAGACTGACAGGATGCCGGGAGGACAGAAAGCTTAAATGTcagggacacattttttttttcactcccaaAGACGACAAATAAGTCAGCGGCACATTGGcctttccctctgctcttcaCAGACTGATCTGGGAGTTCTATCAGGCCGGAAAGAGTCCTTTGTGGGTACTCAGAAAATTGACTCTTAACCTACGTTTATAGAGGGCTGCCgtgctgcagagaaaatggCAGAGGCAGAGTGCCATGTGCCAAACGCATTATGATGATCCCAGATGAAGTCCGTACTtaaggaggacacagaggagctTTTGTTTGACACTCGAAGGCCCCATCCCACCCACCCCGAAGCATATGAGGCCAGGCGGAGCGACGTCCGAACGCTGCACAGAATGTAAACCCCGGAGGAAGGGTCGTCGGCTTATAAGCACCTGGAAGAGCATTTATAGTTTTTCTAGTTGCAGTATTCACCGAAGCCAGATTTGACAAATGTGAATATATCTGTTGTATTTCAGGTGTGAAGAAATAACAAAGTGAAGATCACCATGGAcgtgaagaaaaaggaaatggacCTCTTGAGCAACAGCATAGCTGCTTATGCGCACATTAAAGGTACGATACGCTCGGCTTCAGCCCGGCAAAATCgtttttttcaacattcaacTTTATCTGATGTGGTTCATTTGTGTCCTTTCTTTAGCAAACCCGGAGAGCTTTGGTCTCTACTTTGTGCTCGGAGTGTGTTTCGGCCTGGTGCTCACGCTCTGCCTCCTGGTCATCCGCATCTCCTGCAAGCCACGGACCAACGTCGCGCCCTCCACGCCAGAGAAAAAACAGTTGAAAGACatcagcgaggaggaggaggaggaggaggaggagagtgaggatgaagatgacgaAGAAGGGGTCGATGTTGAGGCGCCGGCCCTCTTGCCCATCACAGAAATCCCTGTTGGCAATCACAACGGCCCCTCGGATGGGACGCTGGGGCGCGTGAACGTATTCACTTCAGCCGAAGAGCTGGAACGGGCACAGCgactggaggagagggaacgTATCATACGAGAGATCTGGAGGAACGGCCAACCTGATATTCTGGGGTCGGGCACAGGGACGATTGGAAGAGTGCATTACTACTAAAAGGGCTGACGAGGGAAGCACTAACTGCAAACTCTGCGATGGATTGACACAGACCTTTGAGTGGGCCCGGTGTCCCTGAAGCCTGCACGACTTGAGAACCTGTTAGATACAAACTGACACGTGGAAACGGGCAAAACGGTGATGTGCCACACTGACTCGGCTCTGACGGAGCCGGACTTTGAGATATTGCACTTGTTATTATGCAATGTTACTTTAACTGACTACATGAACTTAAACCAAGAGATGTCTTTACAACCGATTAAGCCACATGGAAGAAGGGGCGGTGTGAATGCGGGAGGTGATGGACGTGTGAAGTAATcagtcttttaaaatgtatggtGCTTAAGGACATTAAATGCACACAACTAGGTTTATGTAAGCAAAttaatatgtactgtatgttgcaaTGAAGATCATTTGTTTGCAGtgtaaaggaaaaggaaatgacatTGTCTGAACAAACAGCTATTATCCAatggggatggagggatggggggtCAGATTATGGTGAAAAGACAATTAAAATTGGCGTCTTTAATTTATAAGTACATTTCCTTCATGTCTATGTTTTCAGGGGTACTTCCACCAGAGGAAATGACAGAATCAAAGTATTAAGCTGAAGCAATTTACCGTTGTTTCTCTTCATAATGCCCAAATGTCAGACAAATATACAACACAGAGCTCATCTTCTCCATACCTTTGGGCCATGGATTTTTAATCAAGTTCAAaataagtatattttttatcaggagagtttcattatttttcatttattatttctgctcagtgtctctgtcttaAAAGattaaagaagaaagaactTTTGTAATAAAATTTCCGGGAAATCCAACACAATCCTCTTGTCGCAGTAATGTTTGTGAGGCTCACGATGGGGGTCACGATTGTAGGGCAGACGTCGGGAGCGGATGTACAAATATCAAGCACACCCTTTGAGAAAAGGCGGTTCGTTTAAACACTCCGCACCTGTTCACTCGTTTGTGTTCTCCTACTCTTGGTCCTGTGGTAATGTCAAGGCAAACTTCGACCGTGTTCAACCATGTTACTTGcagtcagtttaaaaaaaataataatttgcgCCGCTGACCCCGTCGAATGTCGTCACTGCATTTTGGGGCGGTTGGTCCTCAAACGCCACTTCAAGCCGGAAGACAAAGGTTTCACCTCACCTGAGTACAAGCACCGGGATCACGTCACACGGATGAGTATGAACTGTTCTGGCTCTGTTGAGCTGCTATTTCAGTGCTCGACGATGATTTTTGCCACGCTAGCAGTGAGATGCTGTAGGCCGGTCCACCATTTTGGTCCAGATTCAAATGCTGGATGGATTTATTCCAAATTTCTGTCtagaaaatacatgaaataaaagataatgACACGGCCCACAGACCTAAGTGAGCCCCCTCCTCGAGCATTTTGGTTTGGCAAGATTGGAATTTTAGTTTAGACTGTTGACAAAATTTGACATACAGGCTTTCATGTTTCCCAGAGGATGTATCCCAAAGACATCAGCGATCCTCTCATTCTCTTTATGGTTTCTTTACTGCAGGCTGAAATGTTTGGATCCAAGTGTAATGTCTTGACATTCAGTGGATGGACCTTGGCATGAAATGTGCCACAGACGTTCATGTTCCCCACAGGATGAATTGTAGTAACTTTAGGAATCCCCCCTGGACTTTCACCAGCCAGGGATAATTCTGGTTTACGACGACCAAATGCCTGCAAAACTAAtcacattcccatcagcctcggCTGTTTTTAGTGCTAAACAAGCAAATGTCAGGAAACAAACTAAACTAAGATGCGGTGGAACATGAGGATTTACACTGACATTGTGAGCAGAGTTGCTGGCGTGGCTATAAACTATTGTTAAATTGTCCGTTTAAAGCTCTGCTGACCGTGCTGTCTTTTTGCCGTGTCTCGGAGTTGTACCGGCTGCTTACTTCTGTTCTTATGCTGCTGATATGATGCTGCTGGCTGCTTGTTCCTGCTCGTATAAATGTGCTCCTACCCTGCTGATATTACAATGCTGGCTGAATTTTGTCTTGTGCTgttaatactgtatgtgcatacTTCTAATCTCTGTTGGTGCAATGCTGCTGGCTGCGGCTTTCTGCTCTTATTCTTCTGATTTGCAGTGTGTGCGGGACTTCGATCGCTATTTAATGTCCAAATTTGTGACTGGCTTCCCAGCAGCGGTTGAGCAAATATTcttttgtttggctgtttgCCATGTTCAGTATGATTCTTTAGTGCTTTTAATTTATACAGCAGTGACACTTGATATTCATGTTTGAATACTATGTGCGTTGGGCTGAATTGGTATTGCGACCTCTTTATGTTTCTGATTTATGAAGTTTCCTGATGGCGCACACTACTGACTTGCGTCTCTACTAGGGTAATATTTTACAGTGGCTTCAGGAATGCCAATGTAACGGTGACCACAGCTCATTGATATGATTATAACGTCCTTCAAACATTTGGCTTCGCAGTAGTCTGCTACACATTCACTGAAGACACTTAACACTGTATTTGTCTTATAGAAATATTTGAGTTACTGCTCGCTtcgctgtttttctttcttacatctgtactgctgctgcttctgtggTTGACTTGCTTCTCTCTGTCCATGCGCTGATAAtggtgtgctgctgctcactgattCATAACATTACTAACATTTGTCTCAGATCGATAGATTATTACTTGATTGGAAATGCTTCGTTTAGGAGTGGTCATACTGGTGCCAGCCCCACAGAAAGAAGGTGCCCACACACAGTAGCTTCAACATAATGGCCGGTGTCAGGCACTGCTTCTAATGTGGTGGGGGTCAGAGCTTTGGGGGGTAACATCAACTCTGTACTCAAATAATGAATTTGTTCCACTTGAGTTCACTGACTGGAATACTGTTTGCCTGCCAATAAAGTCTTAAAGGACATTGATGTTAATTGATGTTTGTACTGGACATTATCGCAAGTCTATCTCTAGGTTTGGTGCTCTACAAGTTATGAAAGTATGAATTCTTGCCACGTCAATAAAGCCATACGGAAGGGGAAAATATGCTAAATACTCATGAGGACATTGTATGTGTCGACTTTCTCTCTATTGGCCAACCCTGTAGGGCCCTCATCCTTGTGCAGTGAGGCTGGTATAGTGTTGCATGGAGGAACGCCACGGTTGGAGGTAGGAAAGCAAGCCAAGAAGAACTTCCACAAGAGTCCTCCTCAAAGTTCGCCAGAAGAGTAGACAGACTCTGCTTTCAGACGGAGCCCACACTGAAGTCTTCTCTGTTGAGGTCTTGGAATAGCCTCTCATGTGGTCACAGGCTTTTCCGAAATCAGTGGCGTACATGGTGTGTAGACTCTTTGAAGTAGCTGTGTAGTTATATTTGTGTAAACCCTTGGCGGATGGCGTCTACCTCAAAATCATAGGACCCAGAAAATTTCTCGCCCGAGACTGACTATTTTGAATAATGTCCTTTTTCATTTGGCATAATGTAATCGGGACCCGCATGTAATTAGCAGCAACGTGTTTTTAACCAATATGgcaactatgaaaaaaaaatacatcaatgaAATTAAGTGAGCATCAACAAGAAGGCCATCTGAAAGCCACACCAAAGCGTGGGAAAGGTCTCCCCAAAGACGAGCCTAATACAAAATGTAAGGCTGTCATTTGTGGCTCTTTGGCTAAATCCAGAAAACACCACTTTACAGATGATAACATCAGTAGCTACGTCCGTGCTTTGTAGCTACTCCTGAACTGCTCACTATAAATTGTTCTCATTCATTTACAATGGTCACATTTTAGGGAGTAGAAAATGCATCAAAGttagttaaaagttaaaagccATCCTTGTTATGATTCCCCTCGGTCAATGGCTCCATatccaaattatatttttaatatgtgGCAGATTTATTACAATTTCCCTCGAGCTTGTGCATATGATTTGACTCTGAATAGGGCCTGCTTTCTTTGACAGAAGTGAACTGTTCTTTCGCAGTTCAGCTCCTCTGTCACAATTTCTAAttttaactttgtgtgtgtgtgtgtgtgtgtgtgtgtgtgcgtgacctCTGAGCTCCAAAATGGTTCAGTTTTCAACACTCAGTTTTCAATAATTGCAGTAGTTTCCTCCTACCAATGTTCACAGCGAACTGGCGGGGTGCTGTTAGCATCCATGGTCTGCAGCACTGTTTCTTGCAGGTAAGTCACACAAGTGGTGTTTTATGATTTATAGGGTTGCC
Encoded proteins:
- the eva1ba gene encoding eva-1 homolog Ba — translated: MDVKKKEMDLLSNSIAAYAHIKANPESFGLYFVLGVCFGLVLTLCLLVIRISCKPRTNVAPSTPEKKQLKDISEEEEEEEEESEDEDDEEGVDVEAPALLPITEIPVGNHNGPSDGTLGRVNVFTSAEELERAQRLEERERIIREIWRNGQPDILGSGTGTIGRVHYY